A region from the Aegilops tauschii subsp. strangulata cultivar AL8/78 chromosome 5, Aet v6.0, whole genome shotgun sequence genome encodes:
- the LOC109746948 gene encoding uncharacterized protein, producing the protein MPTTTPPPAAPSLPGELLEEIFLRFPPDEPSFLMRASLASKLWFVLLTGPNFQSRYREFHGSPPMLGFFCNQIDGSDLEEEEKPVSHFVPTTKFDSCISKEDWIETDYDVWDCRHGHVLFGQKGRRSTEFIVRNPMTACWTEVHTPKRYMGGDNRGAAVFCAMTGCDHRPCHESPFRMAFVCLYLGVGEEDDDSIVYAGVSLPQMCNWSNSCSKFLSKPCSELWSKRWSNSSGLHVPSGAWIDSVPPVLIEDSLYFMISYYDGACIEVLKYDLSSNCLSLIDGLPVEDVFADATRLIAMEDTNLGLAHVDRLTLYLWSRQMGYNGVPSWTQRIVIDLNNLLPVRNPNRRLKLIGSVEGSDIIFVTIDFGIYEINLKSLRWKTITKTESLCALIPYMSFYIPKEMEERPATQMRLTDDVGLNMGLPLGRWR; encoded by the exons ATGCCAACAACCACGCCGCCGCCAGCGGCACCATCCCTGCCCGGCGAGCTTCTCGAGGAGATCTTCCTCCGCTTCCCACCGGATGAGCCCTCATTCCTCATGCGCGCCTCACTCGCAAGTAAGCTCTGGTTCGTCCTCCTCACTGGCCCTAACTTCCAGAGTCGCTACCGCGAGTTCCATGGATCTCCCCCCATGTTGGGCTTCTTTTGCAATCAGATCGATGGCTccgacttggaggaggaggaaaaACCAGTCTCACACTTCGTCCCCACCACAAAATTCGACTCTTGCATATCCAAGGAGGACTGGATCGAGACAGACTATGATGTATGGGATTGCCGACATGGTCATGTTCTCTTTGGGCAAAAGGGACGGAGATCCACGGAGTTCATCGTTCGAAACCCGATGACGGCCTGCTGGACGGAGGTGCACACACCTAAAAGATACATGGGGGGCGACAACCGTGGAGCCGCAGTGTTTTGTGCTATGACCGGATGTGACCACCGCCCGTGTCATGAGAGCCCGTTCCGGATGGCCTTTGTCTGCTTGTATCTGGGAGTGGGcgaggaggatgatgattctaTTGTATACGCGGGTGTGTCCTTGCCACAGATGTGCAATTGGAGCAATTCGTGCTCCAAATTTCTGAGCAAGCCATGCTCTGAACTATGGAGCAAGCGGTGGAGCAATTCCTCTGGTCTTCATGTTCCATCTGGGGCATGGATCGATTCAGTCCCCCCAGTCCTCATCGAAGACTCACTCTACTTCATGATTTCATATTATGATGGTGCTTGCATAGAAGTTCTGAAGTATGACTTGAGCTCTAATTGCTTATCACTGATTGATGGGCTGCCGGTGGAGGATGTCTTTGCCGATGCCACTAGACTCATCGCCATGGAGGACACCAATTTGGGTCTTGCACATGTGGATAGGTTAACCCTCTACctatggtcaagacaaatgggtTACAATGGAGTACCGTCATGGACTCAACGAATAGTCATCGATCTCAATAACCTTCTTCCCGTTCGCAATCCCAATAGAAGGCTTAAACTAATTGGATCTGTGGAGGGCAGTGATATCATTTTTGTGACCATAGACTTTGGCATCTATGAGATTAATCTCAAGTCACTAAGGTGGAAGACAATAACGAAGACTGAAAGTTTATGTGCTTTGATTCCATACATGAGTTTCTACATTCCAAAAG AAATGGAGGAAAGGCCAGCCACTCAGATGCGTCTCACAGATGATGTAGGGTTGAATATGGGGCTGCCACTTGGGAGGTGGAGGTGA